The bacterium genome contains the following window.
AGGCGCTGCTCGGCGGGCGCGCGGAGTACCAACTGCGGCTGCAGCGGATCGAGCTGTCGTACGAGCCGCAGTTCCGCTATCCGGCGGAGCGGCGGCGCGCGCTCGGCGCGGGACTCGCGGTCGGGTACGAGACGGCGGCGTGGGGCGGGTGCGCGGTCGGCGCGGTCGCGTACGGCGCGGCGCCGGTGGACGCGCCCGCGGATCTCGACGGCTCGGGGATGCTGCGCTCCGGGCAGCGCGGCTTCGGCGTGCTCGGGCAGGCGTACGCGCGCTGCGAAGCCGGGCCGGTCGCGGCGCGCGCTGGACGGCTGATCCTCGCCACGCCGTTCCTCGGGCCGCGCGACTCGCTGCTCGCGCCGGTCGCGGTGGAAGGGGCCGTCGCGGACGTCGCGCTCGGGGCGGGGTTCGCGGCGCACGGCGCGGTCGTCGTCGGCTACAAGGCGCGGAACGGCACGGCCTTCGTCGCGCCGAGCGCGGCCGGCGGGTTCGAGACCGACCGCTCGCTGTCGATCGTCGGCCTGACGCGGCAGGGCGCGGTCGGCGGCCAGCTTTGGGCCTATCGGCTGCGGGACT
Protein-coding sequences here:
- a CDS encoding OprD family porin, translated to MGRGRLAGLFGWALCAVAPLLCGAAFAAEEAPAPRTLGEALLGGRAEYQLRLQRIELSYEPQFRYPAERRRALGAGLAVGYETAAWGGCAVGAVAYGAAPVDAPADLDGSGMLRSGQRGFGVLGQAYARCEAGPVAARAGRLILATPFLGPRDSLLAPVAVEGAVADVALGAGFAAHGAVVVGYKARNGTAFVAPSAAGGFETDRSLSIVGLTRQGAVGGQLWAYRLRDYFDTYYAQLDVVRRLGRNVEARLSLQAFRQRAVGAALAGDARGGEAGALVALDGFGAELRGAATVASRRGTILKPWGDYPGFTSIMEEDCDIPGERAWLFGATLDLARLGAPGLVVGGDYTKAWVPDPGLGMS